A window from Primulina huaijiensis isolate GDHJ02 chromosome 11, ASM1229523v2, whole genome shotgun sequence encodes these proteins:
- the LOC140987788 gene encoding uncharacterized protein, producing MSLGLPLYVSTLPKGDKFAPPASACLFLDYSNSQKGYKVQDLTTKRMFVSRDVSFHETLFPLSNTSLSEFIFHPLSVNTHIDTLLVDSLPPFPQPQVPTLDTCLPRHSTRISRPPIWSQDYICSFTSSSLHHISHYLTYNKLSHYLTYNKLSSFYKVFLSKLSARKKPTSYHEAIIDPYWRSAMDLELQALENNHTWEIVDIPSGNVSIGNKWV from the coding sequence ATGAGTCTTGGGTTGCCTTTGTATGTTTCCACATTGCCTAAGGGGGATAAATTTGCTCCCCCTGCTAGTGCTTGTCTTTTTCTTGACTACTCAAATTCTCAAAAAGGGTATAAAGTCCAGGATTTAACCACAAAGAGAATGTTTGTCTCTCGGGATGTCTCGTTTCATGAAACTCTTTTCCCATTATCGAATACTTCCCTTAGTGAATTTATATTTCATCCTCTATCCGTTAACACACACATTGACACACTTCTTGTTGATTCATTGCCACCTTTTCCACAGCCACAAGTTCCTACTCTTGACACTTGTCTTCCCCGACATTCCACTCGCATTTCCCGACCACCAATTTGGTCTCAAGACTACATATGCTCAttcacttcttcttctttacaCCACATCTCTCATTACCTCACTTATAATAAGTTGTCTCATTACCTCACTTATAATAAGTTGTCTTCCTTCTACAAAGTCTTTCTTTCTAAACTTTCTGCCCGCAAAAAGCCTACCTCCTATCATGAGGCAATAATTGATCCCTATTGGCGGTCTGCTATGGATCTTGAGCTGCAGGCGCTGGAAAACAACCATACATGGGAGATAGTTGATATACCATCGGGTAATGTTTCTATTGGAAATAAATGGGTTTAA